GTCGTTCGTGCCGCCTTCCATTACCAAGATGTTGTTGGACAATTATCGCCAACACGCCGACAACGGTTCGGAAACGAGCGACGACGTACTGACCGAGCGAGAGAAGGAAGTCCTCAAACTCGTCGCCGAGGGACGCTCTAGTCAGGACATTGCCGAACTACTTGGTCTGAGCAAAAAAACCGTCATGTGCCACCGCGCGAATATCATGACCAAGCTAGGCATTCACAATCGCGCCAGTCTGGTCAAGTACGCCATCAGTCGCGGATTGATCGAGTTGGACGCGTGAAACCCCAGGGAACGCTCGCCGAAGCGTTCCCCATCCACCCCGCGCTACCGACCTCGCACGCAGGGAAAATCTAGGTACTGCCATCTCGAAAACTAGATACTTGTGCCGATTGATGCCACCGCCAGATTGAGTTAAATTAACGGCAGGGAACTTACGTGGCGAAATTGTTGCTGATTGAGCACAACAAGTCGTTAACCGCTTTGATCCAGCACGTATTGCGCGCAGATCAAGGGTTGCAGTTAGTCGGGTGCGCGTCGAATGTTCACCAAGCGTTACAACTCCTCGCGACAACAACTCCGGACTTGATCCTGATAGATGCGCCGCTCCCCGACATTGGTTTTGCCGAGGTGATTCTGCTCGCGCTGGAAAGAGCGCCGACGAGTAAAATCATTCTGCTAGCGGACGATTGGGGCACGCGCTACTTGCGCGCCGCCATACGCTACGGCGTCAGTGGTTGCGTCAGAAAAGACCGGCTCGCCACCGACCTGATCCCGGTTGCCAAACGACTGCTCCACATCTCACTCGCGGAACACCAATACGCTCCCTTCGTCCGCGCCAAAAATAATTGATGCACGTTAACCAACAACCTAAGTTAGTCCAATCTCACTGAGGAGATTTTAACCGCCCAATGTACCAACGAAATCTGCTGAATCCAATATCCTTGATGTTCGTTCTACTGTTCGTGTCATTTGGTGTGATGGCTTGTCAACCCCAGCCCGTTGCCACACCACTCCCGCCGCTCCCCACCGTCCTCGCGACAGAAACCAAACCGGCGCCAGCCCCTACCGTCGCGCCTAAAGTTGAGGCGACCAAACCCGTTGCCAAGCCCGGCGCGATCAAGACAGTCGAAGATATTATGAAGACTGCGCCCGTTTCTCAGTTCATGGATGGCAAACACGTCACGAAAGGGCTGCAGTGCACCGCTTGCCACACAGCGATGCCACCCAAAGGCGCGCCTGAAACCAAGACATGCTTGAGTTGCCACAAGAACACGTACACCGCGATGGCGGAGGTCACGGCGAAGGTAAGCCCAAACCCCCACTCCTCGCACGAAGGTGAAATTCCGTGCGTGGACTGTCACAAAGGGCACGAGCCATTCGTGTATGGATGTGGCAAAGCCGGATGTCACTCCGAGTACTCATCAAACCGTTTCAAGTAACTCTACCCTCGGATCGAAAGGAGTGGTCACAGCACAAGAACCGAACGCAAAACAATCGCCCACCACGCAATGGGCAACATGGCAATCAGGAAATTGAAAAACCAATGGAGGTTATGATGCGGAAATTGATTCTACTCGTTGCAGTTCTAGTTGTGACGATGCTGGTCGTCGCATGCGGCAGTTCCAAGCCTGCCGTGGTCATGGATGAACCAGTCCCTGCCGGCGCTGACGGCGCGCAAATTGTCAATCTGTCTTTCAATACAACCGACATTTCCCCGGCGACCGTGACCGTCAAAGCTGGACAAAAGGTACTCTTTGTCGTCAAGAACACTGATCCAAAAGAGGATCACAACGTCGTCAGCCAAGATTTAGGCATCAAGGAAATTCTCGTCGTTCCCGGACAAACCGCGCGCCGCTTGTGGACGCCGACCGCCAAGCCAGGTGAGTACCCGACCGGTTGCACGATTCACCCCGACATTCGGATGAAGATCGTCGTTCAGTGAACCAGACAGCAGGCGGAGACGGTTCTGGCAAGCCGATTCCCCTAATTGTGGATCATGCGACTTGCCAGCAAATCTCTTCAAAAACCAATGGAGGTTGACATGGCATCGAATTTAACCCGCCGAGAATTTTTGAAAGACCTCGGTTTGCTCGGCGCTGGTGTTACGCTCGCCCCAGCCGCAATTAGCGGCGCCAACATTTTCGATTGGGACAACGAAAAGACGCCCCAGTTGCATCGCCCTAGCTGGGTGAACACATCCAGCTCACCCACGATGGAAATTGACTGGGACAAGATGCAACGCTTTCGCGAGTGGCGCACGACGCGCGGCAGTTTCGCCGAATATGTGGGAAAGGAACGCGACGAGCGGTTGACCAAACTGCAAACCGAAAACTTGGATCGGTTCCTCAGGCAAAACAAACCGGGCTATACGCTCAAGGATCGCGCGCTCGGCGTGGCAACAGGACAAGGCGCGGGCGCACAAGGGTTTCTGCCACCCAAAGACGCGACCACGCCAGACAAACTCGGCGTCGCAAAATGGACCGGCTCGCCGGAAGATGCGGCGATCATGGTGACGGCGGCAATGCGCCACCTGGGCGCGGGCACCGTTGGCTTTGTGGAATTGGATTCGCGCACGACCGAGAAACTAATCTACGCCGAAGACCCGGACAAGAAAGTAATGGAAATCGCGGATGTGGCTCAACCGTCCGAGGACGACAAGAAACGCGTTATTCCGAAAAAAGCGCGCTGGGTGATTGTGTGGACCGTGCCGATGTCGCAAGAGACGATGAAAGCCGCGCCCACCGTGTTGTGCCAGCTCACCACCGGGTTGACCTACACGTTAAATCGCAGCATCCAATTGCGCTTGCAGTACTTTCTCGCCGGGTTGGGTTATCTGGGTCTGGGCGAAGCCAGCACGAACGCGCTCGGCATCTCGCCCGCGCTCGGCACGATGGCGGGCTTGGGTGAAATGTCGCGCTTGAATCGCTTGATCACACCCGAATGGGGTCCCATCACGCGCGTGTTCAAGATGGTCACCGACCTGCCGCTCGCGCCGACCAAACCGATCAACGCCGGCATCATGCAGTTCTGCAAAGTCTGCAAAAAGTGCGCGGATTTTTGCCCGTCCAAGGCGTTGAGTTTCGACACCGAACCGACCTGGCAAACGCGTGGCGGGTGGAACAACCCAGGACACAAGGCGTTCTTTGAAGATTCGACCAAGTGCCGCGCGTATTGGCGGCAGGTCGGCACGAACTGCGGTCTCTGCTTCACCGCGTGTCCGTTCGGCACCAAGAACCAAGCATTCTTCCACGAATTCCGCAACGCACTCGTCTCCGCGACGCCGGTCTTTGACAGCGCGCTCAAGGCGGTGGACGACTGGCTCAACCCAGGTCCCGCGAATCCGGAACTGGGCGATCCCTTCAAGAACCCGGAAGCGTGGTGGAAACGCACCGACTTGCCGATTTACGGCATCAACACGTCTTCGGGTCTCAGTGACATCTAGAGGAGTTACACAATGATGTGGCTTGTTACAGGTGTGATCATTGGCGTCGTGGGTTGGTGGCTCGTCTCCTGGACGCGCGCACACAAAATCGGCGTCACGTGGTACGAATGGTTGCTCGCCGTGCTCGCGCTCGGGCTAGGATTGCTCGCGCTCCAAAACTATTACGCGTTCCTGAGAGAAATGGAACCGAATGCCGCTGTGGTGATGCTGGCGTTGTTGGGAGTGCCGGCGCTGATTCTAGCCGGGCTTGCCGTTTTTCTGGTGTGGTGGCAAGGACGCACAACCAAACCGACCAAAGCATGATCTAACCGATGAAGAAGAAGGTGCGGGCGTAACAACCCGCACCTTCGACTGATTGTACCACACTGGCACTTGATTTTGACTGTTCTTGGACTGCTCACAGACTTCCTCCTCTTATCCTACATCCGAGATATTGAGCGAGGTTGCTTGATAGGACACAACGAGGTGATGCCGCCATGAAGATAAAGCACTGGATCATTGCAATCAGCATTCTGATTCTCATCCTTCTCCCCGCCCCTGCCGTCTCGGTCGCCAAATCAAATTCCAATCGCGTTTTCAATATCCGCGCGCGTTCATTCGAATACACGCCTTCGGTCATTCACGTTCAGCAAGGCGATCGCGTCAAGTTGACGATGACGGCGGATGACGTGACGCACGGATTGATTCTCGATTATTACGATGTCGAACTCGTCGCCGCGCCGCGCCCAGAAAAAGAATCGAGCGTCGAATTTATCGCGGATCGCGCGGGCAAGTTTCGTTTTCGCTGCACCCAGGTGTGCGGTCCGCTCCATCCCTTCATGGTCGGCGAACTCATCGTCGAACCGAACGCGCTGGGCACGCTCTCATTCCCGCTGCTCCTGATTGTCGCCGGTGGCACGCTCGGTTTGTTGTGGGTCGGCAAAAGTCGTCCCGGCATGTTGCCCGAACAACCGTGGCGCTTTGAACTGACCAAGTTTCGCATCGTTCGCTGGTTTGTGGATCAACGCTGGTTTCAGTACTCGTTGATGTTACCGAATTTATTTTTCTTCGTCATCATCATGCTGGCGGCGTTCTTTGGCACGCCGGTCGGCAACGCAAATTTCGCCATCATCTTTGTGTGGATCGTGTGGTGGGCGGCGCTCAAATTGATCCTGATTCCATTGGGCGGTCGCTCGTGGTGCTCAATGTGTCCGATCCCCGCGCCCGGCGAATGGATTGATCACCGCGCGTTCATCAAAAAAGGAAACGAGAAACCGCTCGCCATCGCGCGCAAGAATTGGCCCAAGCAACTCCGCAATCTCTGGACGCAGAACGCGACGTTTCTCGCCGTCGCATTGTTCAGCGCGATCATCCTGACGCGACCCTGGGCAACCGGCGTCGTCTTGCTCGCGTTTTTTATCGGGGCGATCATTCTCTCGTACGTGTACGGTCGGCGCATCTTTTGCCGGTACGTTTGCCCGGTCAGCGGATTCATCGCGCTCTACTCGATGGCAGCGCCGGTCGAAGTCCGCGTCAAAGACCCGGACCTTTGCCGCAAGCACGTCGAAAAAGATTGCGTGTGCGGAAACGAAAGCGGTTATGGTTGTCCGTGGATGGAATATCCCGGCAATCTAAAACGCAATGCGTACTGCGGTCTGTGCACCGAGTGTCTCAAGACCTGCCCGAAAAATAATGTCGGCTTGAACTTGCGTCCCTTTGGCAGCGACTTGTTTATCGCGCAAGGACGCGGCGTGGACGAAGTGTACAACGTCTTTATCATGCTCACCTGCGCGATGGTTTACTCGGCAG
This sequence is a window from Chloroflexota bacterium. Protein-coding genes within it:
- a CDS encoding reductive dehalogenase; translated protein: MASNLTRREFLKDLGLLGAGVTLAPAAISGANIFDWDNEKTPQLHRPSWVNTSSSPTMEIDWDKMQRFREWRTTRGSFAEYVGKERDERLTKLQTENLDRFLRQNKPGYTLKDRALGVATGQGAGAQGFLPPKDATTPDKLGVAKWTGSPEDAAIMVTAAMRHLGAGTVGFVELDSRTTEKLIYAEDPDKKVMEIADVAQPSEDDKKRVIPKKARWVIVWTVPMSQETMKAAPTVLCQLTTGLTYTLNRSIQLRLQYFLAGLGYLGLGEASTNALGISPALGTMAGLGEMSRLNRLITPEWGPITRVFKMVTDLPLAPTKPINAGIMQFCKVCKKCADFCPSKALSFDTEPTWQTRGGWNNPGHKAFFEDSTKCRAYWRQVGTNCGLCFTACPFGTKNQAFFHEFRNALVSATPVFDSALKAVDDWLNPGPANPELGDPFKNPEAWWKRTDLPIYGINTSSGLSDI
- a CDS encoding response regulator transcription factor codes for the protein MAKLLLIEHNKSLTALIQHVLRADQGLQLVGCASNVHQALQLLATTTPDLILIDAPLPDIGFAEVILLALERAPTSKIILLADDWGTRYLRAAIRYGVSGCVRKDRLATDLIPVAKRLLHISLAEHQYAPFVRAKNN
- a CDS encoding cupredoxin domain-containing protein, encoding MRKLILLVAVLVVTMLVVACGSSKPAVVMDEPVPAGADGAQIVNLSFNTTDISPATVTVKAGQKVLFVVKNTDPKEDHNVVSQDLGIKEILVVPGQTARRLWTPTAKPGEYPTGCTIHPDIRMKIVVQ
- a CDS encoding cytochrome c3 family protein, translated to MKTAPVSQFMDGKHVTKGLQCTACHTAMPPKGAPETKTCLSCHKNTYTAMAEVTAKVSPNPHSSHEGEIPCVDCHKGHEPFVYGCGKAGCHSEYSSNRFK
- a CDS encoding dehalogenase produces the protein MMWLVTGVIIGVVGWWLVSWTRAHKIGVTWYEWLLAVLALGLGLLALQNYYAFLREMEPNAAVVMLALLGVPALILAGLAVFLVWWQGRTTKPTKA
- a CDS encoding 4Fe-4S binding protein encodes the protein MKIKHWIIAISILILILLPAPAVSVAKSNSNRVFNIRARSFEYTPSVIHVQQGDRVKLTMTADDVTHGLILDYYDVELVAAPRPEKESSVEFIADRAGKFRFRCTQVCGPLHPFMVGELIVEPNALGTLSFPLLLIVAGGTLGLLWVGKSRPGMLPEQPWRFELTKFRIVRWFVDQRWFQYSLMLPNLFFFVIIMLAAFFGTPVGNANFAIIFVWIVWWAALKLILIPLGGRSWCSMCPIPAPGEWIDHRAFIKKGNEKPLAIARKNWPKQLRNLWTQNATFLAVALFSAIILTRPWATGVVLLAFFIGAIILSYVYGRRIFCRYVCPVSGFIALYSMAAPVEVRVKDPDLCRKHVEKDCVCGNESGYGCPWMEYPGNLKRNAYCGLCTECLKTCPKNNVGLNLRPFGSDLFIAQGRGVDEVYNVFIMLTCAMVYSAVYLGSWGVLKDWANIATIPGFLFYTVLFLAANLVVVPGLFYLAVWLGKAWADQRLPSRQESLAILEPLAPVPGQIAQFVRGFARRSRPAIASRAMAIQAMDAPVQRPVALTQVAVASPTVATKPVQPKPAPASALPPLKQLFVDYGYALAPLGLTGWIAFTVSFALIDISYAIPLLSDPFGWGWNLFGTAGTPWIRFIPEWVPYIQTPILLIGMALSIVTAYKIIEQRVADKKLAFQSVLPVVVFMVVVMFVFFQLYV